The Vibrio agarivorans genome window below encodes:
- a CDS encoding NADH:ubiquinone reductase (Na(+)-transporting) subunit B: MALKKFLEDIEHHFEPGGKHEKWFALYEAAATLFYTPGLVTKKSSHVRDSVDLKRIMIMVWFAVFPAMFWGMYNAGGQAITALNHLYVGDQLNQVIAGNWHYWLTEMLGGTLTAEAGWASKMLLGATYFLPIYATVFIVGGFWEVLFCMVRKHEVNEGFFVTSILFALIVPPTLPLWQAALGITFGVVVAKEIFGGTGRNFLNPALAGRAFLFFAYPAQISGDVVWTAADGFSGATALSQWAQGGNGELMNVVTGAPITWMDAFIGNIPGSIGEVSTLALIIGAAMIVYMRIASWRIIAGVMVGMIAVSTLFNVIGSDTNPMFSMPWHWHLVLGGFAFGMFFMATDPVSASFTNTGKWWYGILIGAMCVMIRVVNPAYPEGMMLAILFANLFAPLFDHVVIEKNIKRRLARYGK, encoded by the coding sequence ATGGCTCTTAAGAAGTTTCTTGAAGACATCGAGCATCATTTTGAACCCGGCGGCAAACACGAAAAGTGGTTTGCTCTCTATGAAGCAGCGGCAACGCTGTTCTACACGCCTGGTCTTGTCACTAAAAAGAGCTCGCACGTACGTGATAGCGTTGACCTAAAACGCATCATGATCATGGTTTGGTTCGCTGTATTCCCGGCAATGTTCTGGGGTATGTACAACGCGGGTGGGCAGGCAATTACTGCGCTTAACCACCTTTATGTTGGCGACCAGCTTAACCAAGTAATTGCAGGTAACTGGCACTACTGGCTAACCGAGATGCTCGGCGGGACACTCACCGCAGAGGCCGGTTGGGCAAGTAAGATGCTGTTAGGTGCAACCTACTTCCTACCTATCTATGCAACGGTATTTATCGTTGGTGGTTTCTGGGAAGTACTGTTCTGTATGGTTCGTAAGCACGAAGTTAACGAAGGTTTCTTTGTGACTTCAATCTTGTTTGCTTTGATCGTTCCACCAACGCTACCTCTTTGGCAAGCGGCACTAGGTATTACCTTTGGTGTTGTTGTTGCAAAAGAGATCTTCGGTGGTACTGGCCGCAACTTCCTAAACCCGGCTTTAGCTGGTCGTGCATTCCTATTCTTTGCTTACCCAGCACAAATCTCGGGTGACGTAGTTTGGACTGCTGCTGACGGCTTCTCTGGTGCAACAGCACTAAGCCAGTGGGCACAGGGCGGTAACGGCGAGCTTATGAATGTAGTTACTGGCGCGCCTATCACTTGGATGGATGCGTTCATTGGTAACATTCCAGGCTCTATCGGTGAAGTATCGACGCTAGCGCTGATAATTGGTGCTGCAATGATAGTCTACATGCGAATCGCATCGTGGCGCATCATCGCAGGTGTTATGGTTGGTATGATTGCAGTTTCAACACTGTTCAACGTCATCGGTTCAGACACTAACCCAATGTTCAGCATGCCTTGGCACTGGCACCTAGTACTTGGTGGTTTTGCATTCGGTATGTTCTTCATGGCGACTGACCCAGTGTCGGCATCATTTACTAATACAGGTAAATGGTGGTACGGCATCTTGATTGGCGCAATGTGTGTAATGATTCGTGTGGTTAACCCAGCATACCCAGAAGGTATGATGCTGGCTATCCTATTCGCGAACCTGTTTGCACCTTTGTTCGACCACGTTGTAATCGAGAAGAACATCAAACGGAGACTAGCGCGCTATGGCAAGTAA
- a CDS encoding Na(+)-translocating NADH-quinone reductase subunit A — protein sequence MITIKKGLDLPIAGAPSQVISDGKAINKVALLGEEYVGMRPTMHIRVGDEVKKGQILFEDKKNPGVKFTSPASGKVIEVNRGAKRVLQSVVIEVAGNEQVTFDKFEAGQLAGLDREVISNQLVESGLWTALRTRPFSKVPAVGSTTQAIFVTAMDTNPLAAEPELIINEQPEAFVAGLDILCALTEGKVYVCKKGTSLPRSGQSNVEEHVFSGPHPAGLVGTHMHFLYPVNAENIAWNIGYQDVIAFGKLFLTGELYTDRVISVAGPVVNNPRLIRTTLGASLENVTDNELMPGEVRVISGSVLTGTHATGPHAYLGRYHNQISVLREGRDKELFGWAMPGKNKFSVTRSFLGHLFKGQLFNMTTTTNGSDRAMVPIGNYERVMPLDMEPTLLLRDLCAGDIDSAQALGALELDEEDLALCTFVCPGKYEYGQLLRECLDTIEKEG from the coding sequence ATGATTACAATAAAGAAGGGACTGGATCTTCCGATCGCGGGAGCTCCATCTCAGGTGATTAGTGATGGCAAAGCCATCAACAAAGTCGCCTTGCTTGGCGAAGAGTACGTGGGTATGCGTCCAACAATGCATATTCGCGTAGGCGATGAAGTAAAGAAAGGTCAAATTCTTTTTGAAGATAAAAAGAATCCTGGCGTGAAATTTACTTCACCAGCAAGCGGTAAAGTGATCGAGGTTAACCGTGGCGCGAAGCGTGTACTTCAGTCAGTAGTGATTGAAGTGGCAGGCAACGAGCAGGTGACGTTCGATAAGTTTGAAGCAGGTCAATTGGCCGGTTTGGATCGTGAAGTGATCTCAAATCAGTTGGTTGAATCTGGTCTTTGGACCGCTTTACGTACTCGACCGTTCAGCAAGGTACCTGCCGTAGGCTCAACTACCCAAGCTATCTTCGTAACAGCAATGGATACCAATCCTCTTGCTGCAGAGCCTGAATTGATTATCAATGAGCAACCAGAAGCATTCGTTGCTGGTCTTGATATTCTTTGTGCTCTGACTGAAGGCAAGGTTTATGTGTGCAAAAAAGGCACAAGTTTACCGCGCTCAGGTCAATCTAATGTTGAAGAACATGTGTTCTCAGGTCCGCACCCAGCGGGTCTTGTAGGGACTCACATGCATTTCCTTTACCCTGTTAACGCTGAAAATATCGCGTGGAACATTGGTTATCAAGACGTGATTGCGTTTGGTAAGTTGTTCCTGACTGGTGAACTCTACACCGACCGCGTTATCTCAGTTGCAGGCCCAGTTGTGAACAATCCTCGTTTGATTCGTACAACTCTAGGAGCAAGCCTAGAAAATGTTACTGATAACGAGTTGATGCCAGGTGAAGTACGTGTGATTTCAGGTTCTGTACTAACAGGTACTCATGCAACAGGTCCTCACGCTTATCTTGGTCGTTATCACAACCAAATCTCTGTATTACGCGAAGGTCGTGATAAAGAGTTGTTTGGCTGGGCGATGCCAGGTAAGAACAAGTTCTCTGTAACTCGCTCTTTCCTTGGTCACCTATTCAAAGGTCAGTTGTTCAACATGACAACTACGACTAATGGTAGTGACCGTGCGATGGTTCCAATTGGTAACTACGAACGCGTAATGCCGTTAGATATGGAACCGACACTGCTGCTTCGTGATCTATGTGCAGGTGATATCGATAGTGCTCAGGCACTGGGTGCACTTGAACTAGATGAAGAAGATCTAGCGTTGTGTACCTTTGTTTGTCCAGGTAAATACGAGTACGGTCAACTGCTTCGTGAATGCCTAGACACGATTGAGAAGGAAGGGTAA
- the bolA gene encoding transcriptional regulator BolA, with protein sequence MIQEKIETKLHSAFDPSHLQVIDESYMHSVPVGSESHFKVIIVTKQFEGQRLIARHRMVNQVLSEELANEIHALAMHTYTEEEWRQEQGFAPDSPMCMGGSKKQPTVE encoded by the coding sequence ATGATTCAAGAAAAAATAGAGACAAAGCTTCACAGCGCGTTCGATCCCAGTCACCTACAAGTGATTGATGAGAGTTACATGCACAGTGTTCCTGTCGGTTCAGAAAGCCACTTTAAAGTCATTATTGTCACCAAACAATTCGAAGGGCAGCGTCTGATTGCGCGTCATAGAATGGTGAATCAGGTGTTATCTGAAGAACTAGCCAATGAGATTCACGCTTTGGCTATGCATACCTACACGGAAGAGGAGTGGCGACAAGAGCAAGGTTTTGCGCCAGACAGTCCGATGTGTATGGGAGGCAGCAAGAAGCAACCGACCGTTGAATGA
- a CDS encoding methyltransferase, with protein sequence MKTELSLHDQTLTLHRYPIRSNETLQAWDAGDEYLINHLVENELIKHKKVLILNDSFGALSCFLCDKCHVFTMTDSFIATSAMKMNLDKNHISPPVVLKSTDVLPEDIDLVLMQLPKSNRMLTWQLSQLRTLLPHATPVIAVNKAKDIHSSTLKMFERYLGETKTSLAWKKHRLVFSAVDHSISEQVVESHDWTVDEYDIHLTNLANVYSGESLDLGARFILQHLPDNLHQSRVIDLGCGNGVLSVRLGQLNPDISLTCVDESYMAVESAMRNLTANNIRAKYEGIANNCLDNFPANSADLIVCNPPFHQQQAVTDHIAWQMFCDAKHVLDKGGKLLVIGNRHLGYHNKLSRLFTKEQVRIVASNNKFVILEATK encoded by the coding sequence ATGAAAACTGAGCTTTCACTCCACGATCAAACCTTGACACTACATAGATACCCTATCCGCTCCAATGAGACGCTACAAGCGTGGGATGCTGGGGATGAGTACTTGATCAATCACTTGGTTGAAAACGAGCTCATTAAACACAAAAAGGTGCTGATTTTAAATGACTCTTTTGGGGCATTATCGTGCTTTTTGTGTGACAAATGTCATGTCTTTACTATGACAGATTCTTTTATCGCCACGAGTGCGATGAAGATGAACTTAGACAAGAATCACATATCTCCTCCGGTAGTATTAAAAAGTACCGATGTACTGCCCGAAGATATCGATTTGGTGTTAATGCAACTACCAAAAAGCAATCGCATGCTGACATGGCAACTGAGTCAACTTCGCACGCTTTTGCCGCACGCAACACCTGTGATTGCGGTCAATAAAGCAAAAGATATCCACAGTTCCACACTCAAGATGTTTGAACGCTATCTGGGAGAGACAAAAACCTCACTCGCATGGAAAAAGCATCGCCTCGTTTTCTCTGCGGTTGATCATTCTATTTCAGAGCAGGTGGTGGAGAGTCATGATTGGACGGTGGATGAATATGACATTCACCTAACCAATTTGGCCAATGTTTACTCAGGAGAAAGCCTCGATCTTGGCGCTCGTTTTATTCTCCAACACTTACCTGACAATCTACACCAGTCAAGAGTGATAGATTTAGGCTGTGGAAATGGTGTATTGTCAGTTCGACTTGGGCAGTTAAATCCCGATATTTCATTAACTTGTGTTGATGAAAGTTATATGGCGGTAGAGTCAGCGATGCGCAATTTAACCGCCAACAATATCCGCGCAAAATACGAAGGTATCGCAAATAACTGTTTAGACAATTTTCCGGCCAACAGTGCTGACTTAATCGTCTGTAACCCCCCTTTTCACCAACAGCAAGCGGTGACGGATCATATTGCTTGGCAAATGTTCTGTGATGCAAAGCATGTTCTTGATAAGGGAGGGAAATTATTAGTCATTGGAAACCGTCACCTCGGCTACCATAACAAGTTATCGAGACTGTTCACCAAAGAGCAAGTGCGAATAGTCGCCAGTAACAACAAGTTTGTGATTTTAGAAGCTACAAAGTAA
- a CDS encoding YajG family lipoprotein, with the protein MKKLILAASVALLTACAAPQQEQIDFMPKSVLSNSDIVSGKSYTLTSRDSRSAQYVALLDSGRSNIEPIHARQNLRITLENALADQFASQGFRNSVNSDSSIELDIQEALVNVTQTMMSNEMNAHVTLVLTLETPTGKMVKTYTGTAQKTGSFSASKEEVQTVLNDVTDLVLVEISKDKELQNYMKDRF; encoded by the coding sequence ATGAAAAAACTGATTCTCGCCGCCTCTGTTGCACTCCTTACGGCATGTGCTGCGCCGCAGCAAGAGCAGATAGATTTCATGCCAAAATCTGTATTAAGTAATAGCGATATCGTTTCTGGCAAAAGCTATACGTTAACAAGTCGTGATTCTCGCTCAGCGCAATATGTTGCGCTACTCGATAGTGGTCGTTCTAACATCGAGCCTATCCATGCTCGCCAAAACTTACGCATCACACTAGAAAATGCCCTTGCTGACCAGTTTGCCTCTCAAGGTTTCCGTAACTCAGTCAACAGCGACAGCTCTATTGAGCTTGATATTCAAGAGGCGTTAGTCAACGTTACTCAAACGATGATGAGCAATGAGATGAACGCTCATGTGACTTTAGTGCTTACACTTGAAACACCGACTGGAAAAATGGTTAAAACGTACACAGGCACAGCACAAAAAACCGGCTCATTCAGCGCTTCTAAAGAAGAGGTTCAAACCGTTCTTAATGATGTTACTGACCTCGTGTTAGTCGAGATTTCCAAAGATAAAGAGCTACAAAACTACATGAAGGATCGCTTCTAA
- a CDS encoding peptidylprolyl isomerase has product MKKLMLLCAALVSSFAFAGPKVQFETNQGSFTLELNEEKAPITVENFLRYVEDGSYEGTIFHRVIPGFMAQGGGFNKDMKQIGTYEPIKNEASNGLKNDTATIAMARTNNPHSATRQFFINYADNDFLNASSRSDGYAVFGHVTEGFDTIIKIGQIPTTRAGRMQDVPSQTVVITKVTLLD; this is encoded by the coding sequence ATGAAAAAACTCATGCTTTTATGTGCTGCCCTTGTCAGCAGCTTTGCGTTTGCAGGCCCAAAGGTTCAATTTGAAACCAATCAAGGTAGCTTTACCCTTGAGCTCAATGAAGAGAAAGCCCCAATTACTGTTGAGAACTTTCTACGTTACGTAGAAGATGGCAGCTACGAGGGCACGATCTTCCATCGTGTGATCCCTGGCTTTATGGCTCAAGGTGGTGGCTTCAATAAAGATATGAAGCAAATCGGCACTTACGAGCCAATTAAAAATGAAGCGAGTAACGGTCTGAAAAACGATACAGCGACTATTGCCATGGCACGTACCAATAACCCTCACTCTGCAACGCGTCAGTTTTTCATCAATTACGCTGATAATGACTTCCTTAATGCAAGCAGTCGCTCTGACGGTTACGCTGTATTCGGTCACGTAACCGAAGGCTTTGATACGATAATCAAAATTGGCCAAATTCCAACAACACGCGCGGGTCGTATGCAAGACGTACCATCGCAAACCGTTGTAATCACCAAAGTAACCCTTCTAGACTAA
- a CDS encoding AmpG family muropeptide MFS transporter → MSLNSSSPSWGETLKSYHDKRLLWVFMLGCSSGFPWVLIGSNMSGWLTDAGLTRSAIGYFGSVFVVYAINFLWAPLVDRVKLPLLHRWLGQRRSWILLCQSLVLIATLFIAGVDPAENLMFTSMLALGIAIASATQDIAIDAYRIDTFPKTEASKLPQASAMAVIGWWTGYSLPGYLAFINADSMGWNGVYNGMAFIIVLLMVFTLLVGEPITNRDALQAQAEARHNKLVKSKLVAWLSVTLIEPFIDFFKRNGVRVAITLLLFVFLFKIGEAFLGRMSITFYKEIGFSNEQIGYYSKLLGWGTTMLFTLVGSMFNVRFGIVRGLMIGGIAMSASNLMFAWIAKVGPSETLFLATIFVDNFTTAFSTVAFVSFLTVLTGQAFSATQYALLASLGNLGRTTLASFSGELADWLNDWSLFFVITALMVIPSLIMLYSLRHYFKDIINRSQQRTD, encoded by the coding sequence ATGTCTCTCAATTCTTCTTCACCTTCTTGGGGTGAAACCCTAAAAAGTTACCACGACAAGCGCTTACTCTGGGTGTTCATGCTCGGTTGCTCAAGCGGCTTCCCTTGGGTATTGATTGGCTCGAACATGTCTGGTTGGTTAACTGATGCGGGTTTGACTCGCTCTGCTATTGGCTATTTTGGCAGCGTGTTTGTGGTCTACGCGATCAACTTCTTATGGGCGCCTTTGGTCGATCGTGTCAAACTGCCTCTGCTGCATCGTTGGTTAGGACAACGCCGTAGCTGGATTCTCTTGTGCCAAAGCTTGGTTTTAATCGCCACCCTATTTATTGCTGGTGTAGACCCTGCAGAGAACTTGATGTTTACCTCGATGCTCGCGCTCGGTATTGCCATTGCCTCAGCGACTCAAGATATTGCGATTGACGCCTATCGTATTGATACTTTTCCTAAAACTGAAGCATCAAAGCTCCCTCAGGCATCCGCCATGGCGGTGATCGGTTGGTGGACTGGCTACTCTCTTCCTGGCTATCTTGCCTTTATCAACGCAGACAGCATGGGCTGGAATGGTGTATACAATGGCATGGCCTTCATCATTGTATTATTGATGGTCTTTACTCTACTGGTTGGCGAGCCCATCACCAATCGAGATGCGCTGCAGGCACAAGCCGAAGCACGCCACAACAAACTGGTTAAATCGAAACTGGTTGCCTGGCTTAGCGTAACCTTGATTGAACCCTTTATTGACTTCTTTAAGCGTAATGGCGTGCGAGTCGCCATCACTCTTCTGCTCTTTGTGTTTCTATTTAAGATTGGTGAGGCCTTCTTGGGGCGTATGTCGATCACCTTCTATAAAGAGATCGGATTTAGTAATGAACAGATTGGCTACTACTCGAAATTGCTCGGTTGGGGCACAACCATGCTCTTCACTCTCGTGGGCAGCATGTTTAATGTCCGCTTCGGCATTGTTCGCGGCTTAATGATCGGTGGCATTGCGATGTCAGCCAGTAACCTGATGTTTGCATGGATTGCAAAAGTGGGCCCTAGCGAAACCTTATTCCTCGCGACTATCTTTGTTGATAACTTCACGACCGCATTCTCGACTGTGGCTTTTGTTTCGTTCTTGACCGTGTTAACAGGCCAGGCATTCTCTGCAACTCAATATGCACTACTCGCATCGCTGGGGAACTTAGGCAGAACCACACTGGCCTCATTCAGTGGTGAGTTAGCTGATTGGTTAAATGACTGGTCGCTATTCTTCGTTATTACTGCACTTATGGTCATTCCAAGTCTAATTATGCTCTACTCTTTGAGACACTACTTCAAAGATATTATTAACCGATCACAACAGCGTACAGACTAA
- a CDS encoding ChrR family anti-sigma-E factor, whose product MKIHPSHQQLTHYCEGALDDVNGFTISLHLEQCSECKAKASELEARCANLLFEADVAHSTDNNDSKALEDMLDAITAIESSLEARQSPLLTEESNDQATISTPNGKTFVLPRILSRHVERISDWTSYGGKVYSAAIDLDTQARVNLLYINEDAQVPQHTHKGEETTVILHGGFSDEDGHYHAGDFLTRDTSHKHAPFTQAGEDCLCLTVLTEPMIFTQGVARIFNLFGKGMYP is encoded by the coding sequence ATGAAGATTCATCCTTCTCATCAACAGCTAACACACTATTGCGAAGGGGCTTTGGACGATGTGAATGGATTCACTATCTCTCTTCATTTAGAGCAATGTAGTGAATGTAAAGCAAAAGCGTCTGAGCTTGAAGCACGATGCGCTAACCTACTATTTGAAGCGGATGTTGCGCACAGTACAGACAACAATGACTCAAAAGCGCTGGAAGATATGCTAGACGCGATAACTGCCATTGAATCCTCTTTGGAGGCGCGACAATCGCCCCTTTTAACTGAGGAAAGCAACGACCAAGCGACGATTAGTACACCTAACGGAAAGACGTTCGTTTTACCTAGGATTTTGAGCAGACATGTTGAGCGCATAAGCGATTGGACGAGTTACGGGGGCAAGGTGTATAGCGCGGCTATAGACCTTGACACTCAAGCTCGCGTCAATCTTTTGTACATCAACGAAGACGCACAAGTGCCGCAGCACACGCACAAGGGCGAAGAGACAACTGTGATTCTGCATGGTGGTTTTAGCGACGAAGATGGCCATTATCACGCGGGTGATTTTCTCACCAGAGATACGTCTCACAAGCATGCGCCGTTTACGCAAGCGGGTGAAGACTGCTTGTGTCTTACCGTATTGACAGAACCAATGATTTTCACTCAAGGGGTGGCAAGGATCTTCAACCTATTCGGCAAGGGGATGTATCCTTAA
- a CDS encoding sigma-70 family RNA polymerase sigma factor, with the protein MAERNSQSFTRQEWTELMSRVKARDKEAFAVIFSHFAPRLKQFTYKHMGQEQVALEMVQETMTIVWQKAHLFDGSKSSLSTWVYTVARNLCFDALRKYKGRASHISTEDIWPADYCPPDLVEHYAPEHEMLKEQVVKYLDKLPEAQRTVVQAVYLEELPQQQVADMLNIPLGTVKSRLRLAVEKLRISIEADQL; encoded by the coding sequence ATGGCGGAAAGAAACAGTCAAAGTTTTACTCGTCAAGAGTGGACTGAGCTCATGAGCAGGGTTAAGGCTCGTGATAAAGAGGCGTTTGCCGTCATCTTTAGTCATTTTGCTCCACGATTGAAGCAGTTCACCTACAAGCACATGGGTCAAGAGCAAGTCGCGCTAGAAATGGTGCAAGAGACGATGACGATAGTGTGGCAAAAAGCGCACTTATTTGATGGCAGTAAGAGTTCTCTTTCTACTTGGGTTTATACGGTTGCACGAAACCTGTGCTTCGATGCGCTGCGTAAATATAAAGGTCGTGCTTCACACATTAGCACTGAGGATATCTGGCCAGCAGATTATTGTCCGCCAGACCTCGTTGAGCATTATGCTCCCGAGCATGAGATGCTCAAAGAGCAGGTAGTGAAGTATTTAGACAAACTCCCTGAGGCGCAAAGAACAGTAGTACAAGCTGTCTATTTGGAAGAACTCCCTCAGCAACAAGTCGCGGATATGCTCAATATTCCGCTCGGCACTGTTAAGTCACGCTTACGACTTGCAGTAGAAAAACTTAGAATTTCTATTGAGGCAGACCAATTATGA